Proteins from one Cicer arietinum cultivar CDC Frontier isolate Library 1 chromosome 3, Cicar.CDCFrontier_v2.0, whole genome shotgun sequence genomic window:
- the LOC101493491 gene encoding glucan endo-1,3-beta-glucosidase-like, which translates to MASLRNLSIFLTLALILATQVALSTSIGVNYGRNGDNLPSPQNVISLYKKCGIKLLRLFEPNPDVLEALKGSGIEVSLGTRNDDVKVIASSVSAANQWVNTNIAPYSQVNFTWIVLGNEIIPGAEGVFATQAMQNMKEALISIGLTNTKVTTSFFLAGLASSYPPSAGAFTDEVAEVMKDVTAFLLQNDAPLMANVYPYFPYASNPAEIKLDYALFQSKVAPVTDGSLKYDNLFDAMVDAVYSALEKIDAGNVSLVIGETGWPTAGNGAITNTENAKAYNSNLIKHVESGVGTPKRPGQNIDVFIFAMFNENLKAAGVEQNWGLFYPNTTAVYPLLQC; encoded by the exons aTGGCTTCACTTAGGAATTTGTCAATTTTCTTGACTTTGGCTTTAATCCTTGCAACGCAAGTGGCTCTCTCTACAA gCATAGGTGTGAATTATGGGAGGAATGGTGACAATCTTCCATCCCCACAAAATGTTATAAGCCTTTACAAGAAATGTGGGATAAAACTTCTAAGACTTTTTGAGCCAAATCCTGATGTATTAGAAGCATTAAAAGGTTCAGGTATAGAAGTAAGTCTTGGAACAAGAAATGATGATGTTAAAGTGATAGCATCAAGTGTAAGTGCTGCTAACCAATGGGTAAATACCAATATTGCCCCTTACAGTCAAGTAAATTTCACATGGATTGTACTAGGAAATGAAATTATTCCAGGTGCGGAAGGAGTTTTTGCTACACAAGCTATGCAAAACATGAAAGAAGCATTAATTTCAATTGGATTAACTAACACTAAAGTTACCACATCATTTTTTTTGGCTGGACTTGCATCCTCTTACCCTCCATCTGCAGGGGCATTTACTGATGAGGTTGCAGAAGTAATGAAAGATGTTACAGCTTTTTTGCTACAAAATGATGCACCCCTTATGGCCAATGTGTACCCTTATTTCCCTTATGCATCTAATCCAGCAGAAATTAAATTGGATTAtgcattatttcaatcaaaagTGGCTCCAGTAACTGATGGTAGCTTGAAATATGATAATCTTTTTGATGCAATGGTTGATGCAGTTTATTCCGCATTAGAAAAAATTGATGCAGGGAATGTTTCTTTGGTTATTGGAGAAACTGGCTGGCCTACTGCAGGGAATGGAGCTATTACAAATACTGAAAATGCAAAGgcatataattcaaatttgatAAAACATGTGGAGAGTGGTGTGGGGACACCAAAAAGACCAGGACAAAATATTGATGTTTTTATATTTGCAATGTTTAATGAAAATCTCAAGGCTGCAGGTGTTGAGCAAAATTGGGGTCTTTTTTATCCTAATACGACTGCTGTTTATCCACTTTTACAATGTTAA